In Macrobrachium rosenbergii isolate ZJJX-2024 chromosome 16, ASM4041242v1, whole genome shotgun sequence, a single genomic region encodes these proteins:
- the LOC136846900 gene encoding golgin subfamily A member 6-like protein 22 has protein sequence MSDSEHDLGPDMSESEDDLDMVISDSEYDLGTDVSDSEDDFETDMSEDDFLTEMSLLSRPEDSLELESTEEEGEMEVMDQEIQLPRPRRDQPDAEKQRLEEALENSQAYGSKMEYLWKEAVKKIVWLQSQLDDKDILMKKNADVGAEMKKEIENVYLQKEQVLTEKLRVEEDLELAQDRGETTEKLNKELREKTASLQQAMVNKERELEFAIEKVTKLGLRLKETETFNQVLASEKEYFERLMGDYKDAFAKEERKVDSLQESLARKTIEFEKDQEKLRTLEGQMTAIEGVVADLESQTMDVKENQVALQGKLELAESDNSRLREVAADLRDGIHELEKNLTNEIQKNMILEDQVQSLETVLRQNEDRLVLATEILSAERAKAEIMRAELEATKNWVSQLGGQNAKINEKLEEKEAELTSVKKELENEKMKTQILEEEVQAMKNWVAELGGQNARHQEEVDENHQKITLLKKSLRQEKQRNRILQDALHHRKEVENLLEEEKERGNEMETSLRNLKVELDNRDLQIENFLNTERKLMCEKEELEQKLGVALDHGKELDREMESKLQNLSKERNSLLRAVEKQSTEHQLLIEEKEREKREMIMDYQETLKQKDTEMEELRKGEEELVQLRKECEKLKENWRIQEESMIKEQRRLGEHQRRLEEALKDQDKYMLMTLLHGTAQRNFHLQHIALQHGNEILDIDEKERQAEDLCMRKEKQYRKYCDTQRERTNYGKQWEVLTHTLTDLIHGDEKTPEVTNGDSNKSCEIFNENLVDKTCHQSNEDEM, from the coding sequence aTGAGCGACAGTGAACATGATCTTGGACCGGATATGAGTGAAAGTGAGGATGATCTTGACATGGTTATAAGCGATAGTGAATATGACCTTGGAACGGATGTGAGTGATAGTGAGGATGATTTTGAAACGGATATGAGTGAAGATGATTTTCTAACGGAGATGAGCTTACTGTCGAGACCGGAAGATAGTTTGGAACTGGAAAGCACTGAGGAGGAAGGCGAGATGGAAGTGATGGACCAAGAAATCCAATTGCCAAGACCACGTCGAGACCAACCAGATGCCGAAAAGCAGAGGTTAGAAGAAGCACTGGAAAACAGTCAGGCTTACGGAAGTAAAATGGAATATCTTTGGAAGGAAGCAGTGAAGAAGATTGTGTGGCTTCAGAGTCAACTTGATGACAAAGATATCTTGATGAAAAAGAATGCAGACGTGGGagcagaaatgaaaaaggaaatagagaacgTGTACCTGCAAAAAGAACAGGTACTAACTGAAAAGCTGCGCGTAGAAGAAGATTTGGAACTCGCTCAAGACCGAGGAGAAACGACAGAGAAGTTGAATAAAGAACTGAGGGAGAAAACAGCGTCTCTGCAGCAGGCGATGGTCAATAAAGAAAGAGAACTGGAGTTCGCTATAGAGAAAGTAACTAAGCTAGGTCTCAGactgaaggaaacagaaacattcAATCAAGTGCTCGCTTCGGAGAAAGAATATTTCGAGAGGCTGATGGGAGACTATAAGGACGCCTTTGCCAAGGAGGAGAGGAAAGTCGACAGCTTACAAGAATCACTTGCAAGGAAAACTATAGAGTTTGAGAAGGACCAAGAGAAACTAAGGACTCTGGAGGGGCAAATGACGGCCATTGAAGGCGTCGTAGCAGACCTGGAAAGCCAAACCATGGACGTTAAAGAGAACCAAGTTGCTCTCCAAGGAAAACTGGAGCTCGCTGAATCGGACAACTCGAGACTCAGGGAAGTGGCAGCTGACCTACGAGACGGAATTCATGAACTTGAGAAAAATCTGACAAATGAAATCCAGAAAAACATGATACTAGAGGATCAAGTTCAGTCACTAGAAACAGTTTTGCGCCAAAATGAAGATCGGTTGGTCTTGGCAACAGAAATTCTGAGTGCAGAAAGAGCGAAAGCTGAAATTATGCGTGCAGAACTAGAAGCGACTAAGAACTGGGTATCACAATTAGGCGGACAGAATGCAAAGATTAATGAAAagttagaagaaaaagaagcagaattgACTTCAGTGAAGAAAGAGctagaaaatgaaaagatgaagacCCAGATTCTGGAGGAAGAAGTCCAGGCTATGAAGAACTGGGTTGCAGAGTTAGGAGGACAGAATGCCAGGCATCAGGAAGAGGTAGACGAAAACCACCAGAAAATAACTTTACTGAAGAAATCTTTAAGGCAGGAAAAACAGAGGAACAGAATTCTACAGGATGCTCTCCATCATAGGAAGGAGGTGGAGAACTtgttggaagaagaaaaagaaagaggaaatgagatgGAAACTTCCCTGAGAAACTTGAAAGTGGAGCTCGACAACAGGGACCTCCAAATAGAAAACTTCTTAAACACGGAAAGAAAATTGATGTGCGAAAAAGAAGAACTAGAGCAGAAACTAGGCGTCGCTCTCGATCACGGGAAGGAACTGGACAGGGAGATGGAGAGCAAACTGCAAAATCTGTCCAAGGAGAGAAACAGTCTGCTCAGAGCAGTCGAGAAACAGTCAACGGAACATCAGCTTTTAAttgaggagaaggagagagagaagagggaaatgATAATGGACTATCAAGAGACTCTGAAGCAGAAAGACACCGAAATGGAGGAGCTGCGGAAAGGTGAGGAAGAACTGGTGCAACTTAGAAAAGAGTgtgaaaagttgaaagaaaactgGAGGATACAGGAGGAAAGTATGATCAAGGAACAAAGACGTCTCGGAGAGCACCAAAGAAGACTGGAGGAAGCCCTAAAGGATCAAGATAAATACATGTTAATGACGCTTCTCCATGGCACAGCTCAGAGGAATTTCCATCTGCAACATATTGCGCTGCAGCATGGAAATGAAATCCTGGACATCGATGAAAAGGAGAGGCAAGCAGAGGACCTGTGCATGAGGAAGGAGAAGCAATACAGGAAGTACTGTGATACCCAGCGTGAGAGGACCAACTACGGGAAACAGTGGGAGGTCCTAACTCACACGTTGACGGACCTCATTCACGGAGACGAGAAAACACCGGAAGTGACGAACGGAGATTCTAACAAGAGCTGTGAAATTTTCAACGAAAACCTGGTTGACAAAACTTGTCATCAAAGCAACGAAGACGAGATGTGA